In Streptomyces durocortorensis, a genomic segment contains:
- a CDS encoding fasciclin domain-containing protein, whose translation MNTLLFRRAAVAVSAAAVLPLTLTACSSDDSSKDSAAGSTPSASAPVSPSADESMPMDGPFGPACSSVPKQGAGSFDGMAKDPVATAASNNEELSTLVAAVQQADLVDTLNNAENITVFAPTNDAFAKVPKADLDALLADKAALTKVLTYHVVGEKLTPQQLEKGSFDTLEKSKLTTAGSGVEYTVNDSSKVVCGNVPTANATVYIVDTVLMPPK comes from the coding sequence ATGAACACGCTCCTCTTCCGCCGCGCAGCCGTCGCCGTTTCCGCAGCAGCCGTGCTGCCGCTGACGCTGACCGCCTGCTCGTCGGACGACTCCTCCAAGGACTCGGCGGCCGGCTCGACGCCCAGCGCGTCCGCGCCGGTGAGCCCCTCGGCCGATGAGTCGATGCCCATGGACGGGCCGTTCGGCCCGGCCTGTTCGTCGGTGCCGAAGCAGGGCGCGGGCTCGTTCGACGGCATGGCGAAGGACCCGGTCGCCACGGCGGCCTCGAACAACGAGGAGCTGTCGACGCTGGTGGCCGCCGTGCAGCAGGCCGACCTGGTCGACACGCTCAACAACGCCGAGAACATCACGGTGTTCGCCCCGACCAACGACGCGTTCGCGAAGGTCCCGAAGGCAGACCTGGACGCGCTGCTGGCGGACAAGGCCGCGCTCACCAAGGTCCTCACCTACCACGTGGTGGGCGAGAAGCTGACCCCGCAGCAGCTGGAGAAGGGGTCCTTCGACACGCTGGAGAAGAGCAAGCTGACGACGGCCGGCTCGGGCGTCGAGTACACCGTGAACGACTCCTCGAAGGTCGTCTGCGGCAACGTCCCGACCGCCAACGCGACGGTCTACATCGTCGACACGGTCCTGATGCCCCCGAAGTAG
- a CDS encoding ADP-ribosylglycohydrolase family protein — protein MTDRESPSRADRVSGAVVGSAVGDALGAPFEFGAPGVFTDRFPDGVGTLCGGGGWDPGEATDDTQMAVLVGESLLEQDGLDPPDVFDRFRRWAAGAPKDIGLQTEDVLTNGEPWDLAAALHFQLNGRAAGNGSLMRATTSGVYFAHAGRAATMEAARRIAALTHGDRAAWEGTAVFHELIRAALRGDDPLGAVPGALDEVHADHRTRWATVLAPDWHPGLATEFNGAVWPCLGTALWALRTTDTLERALAAAVDVGGDTDTVAAVTGGLAGAVYGIGAVPGRWRTPLHVPLPGYGDRVLRTADLITLADRLDRQGEQAAGTGDPPRSVSPEMYT, from the coding sequence ATGACGGATCGTGAATCCCCGAGCCGTGCCGACCGGGTGTCCGGCGCCGTGGTCGGCTCCGCTGTCGGTGACGCGCTCGGCGCCCCCTTCGAGTTCGGCGCCCCAGGGGTGTTCACCGACCGCTTTCCGGACGGCGTCGGGACGTTGTGCGGAGGCGGCGGCTGGGACCCGGGCGAGGCGACGGACGACACACAGATGGCTGTGCTGGTCGGGGAGTCACTGCTGGAACAGGACGGCCTCGACCCGCCGGACGTGTTCGACAGGTTCCGGCGCTGGGCGGCGGGCGCTCCGAAGGACATCGGTCTCCAGACCGAGGACGTGCTGACCAACGGCGAACCGTGGGACCTGGCCGCGGCCCTGCACTTCCAGCTCAACGGACGGGCAGCGGGCAACGGTTCACTTATGCGGGCGACCACGTCGGGCGTGTATTTCGCCCACGCGGGGCGCGCGGCCACGATGGAGGCGGCACGGCGGATCGCGGCGCTCACCCATGGCGACCGGGCGGCCTGGGAGGGCACCGCCGTCTTCCACGAACTGATCCGGGCGGCGCTGCGGGGCGACGATCCCCTCGGCGCCGTCCCCGGGGCACTGGACGAGGTGCACGCCGATCACCGGACGCGCTGGGCGACGGTTCTGGCGCCCGACTGGCACCCGGGGCTGGCGACCGAGTTCAACGGGGCGGTGTGGCCCTGCCTCGGCACGGCGCTGTGGGCCCTGCGGACGACGGACACCCTCGAACGGGCCCTTGCGGCCGCCGTCGACGTGGGCGGGGACACCGACACGGTGGCAGCCGTGACGGGCGGGCTGGCGGGAGCGGTGTACGGCATCGGCGCCGTCCCGGGCCGCTGGCGCACGCCCTTGCACGTGCCGCTGCCCGGGTACGGGGACCGCGTGCTGCGTACGGCGGACCTGATCACCCTGGCCGACCGGCTGGACCGTCAGGGAGAACAGGCAGCCGGTACCGGAGATCCACCCAGATCCGTATCGCCGGAAATGTACACATAA
- a CDS encoding SPW repeat protein, protein MSNVSHARSDISGHPDASEMRARYDRMMGGRDVALVDAPVFLVGLYCAVSPWVLHFTASQPALVTHNLVMGIAIAVLALGFTVMPERMYGLSWAMCAIGAWVIVSTWVVGSSPDAGIIISNIIVGGLTILLGMACAGAAARSRST, encoded by the coding sequence ATGAGCAACGTCTCACACGCGAGGAGCGACATATCGGGCCACCCCGATGCCTCCGAAATGCGCGCGCGGTATGACCGGATGATGGGCGGCCGCGATGTGGCTCTGGTGGACGCGCCGGTGTTCCTGGTCGGCCTGTACTGCGCTGTCTCCCCGTGGGTGCTCCACTTCACGGCCAGCCAGCCGGCCCTGGTGACGCACAACCTGGTGATGGGTATCGCCATCGCGGTACTGGCCCTCGGCTTCACCGTGATGCCCGAGCGCATGTACGGGCTGAGCTGGGCGATGTGCGCCATCGGCGCCTGGGTCATCGTGTCGACCTGGGTGGTCGGGAGCAGCCCGGACGCCGGGATCATCATCAGCAACATCATCGTCGGCGGACTGACCATCCTGCTGGGCATGGCCTGCGCCGGGGCGGCGGCCAGGAGCCGCAGCACCTGA
- a CDS encoding DEAD/DEAH box helicase, giving the protein MTEDLSPAERYQASRVRAAEMATALGPFREMYAFGLDPFQIEACQALEEGKGVLVAAPTGSGKTIVGEFAVHLALEQGRKCFYTTPIKALSNQKYADLVKRYGADKVGLLTGDNSVNSEAPVVVMTTEVLRNMLYAGSQSLAGLGYVVMDEVHYLSDRFRGAVWEEVIIHLPESVTLVSLSATVSNAEEFGDWLDTVRGDTEVIVSEHRPVPLWQHVMAGRRMYDLFEEETDHGGRGAGRREVNPDLVRLARQENQQGYNPRERRRGKMVREADRERERRQRSRIWTPGRPEVIDRLDSEGLLPAITFIFSRAGCEAAVQQCLYAGLRLNDEDKRRLVREIVEERTASIPGEDLNVLGYYEWLEGLERGIAAHHAGMLPTFKEVVEELFVRGLVKAVFATETLALGINMPARSVVLEKLVKWNGEQHADITPGEYTQLTGRAGRRGIDVEGHAVVLWQRGMDPTALAGLAGTRTYPLRSSFRPSYNMAVNLVQQFGRHRSRELLETSFAQFQADKSVVGISRQVQRNEEGLEGYKEGMTCHLGDFEEYARLRRDLKDRETELAKQGAAQRRAAAASSLEKLKPGDVIHVPTGKFAGLALVLDPGLPAGRANGHRGFDHHDGPRPLVLTAERQVKRLASMDFPVPVEALDRMRVPKSFNPRSPQSRRDLASALRTKAGHIAPERHRKQRAAAADDREISRLRTELRAHPCHGCDEREDHARWAERYHRLQRDTRQLEKRIEGRTNTIARTFDRIVALLTELDYLRGNEVTANGRRLARLYGELDLLASECLREGVWEGLNPAELAACVSALVYEARQADDAVAPKLPSGPAKVAMGEMVRIWGRLDALEEDFKINQTEGVGQREPDLGFAWAVYMWASGRTLDEVLREAEMPAGDFVRWCKQVIDVLGQVAAAAPREGAGPAGAAGSVARNARKAVDAVLRGVVAYSSVG; this is encoded by the coding sequence ATGACAGAGGACCTCTCACCAGCTGAGCGATACCAGGCTTCTCGGGTCCGTGCGGCCGAGATGGCGACGGCCCTCGGGCCCTTCCGGGAGATGTACGCATTCGGACTGGACCCGTTCCAGATCGAGGCCTGCCAGGCCCTGGAGGAGGGCAAGGGGGTGCTGGTCGCGGCCCCCACGGGGTCGGGCAAGACGATCGTCGGCGAGTTCGCCGTCCACCTGGCCCTGGAGCAGGGCCGCAAGTGCTTCTACACCACGCCGATCAAGGCGCTCTCCAACCAGAAGTACGCCGACCTCGTCAAGCGGTACGGCGCGGACAAGGTCGGTCTGCTGACCGGCGACAACAGCGTCAACTCCGAGGCGCCCGTGGTCGTGATGACCACCGAGGTCCTGCGGAACATGCTGTACGCGGGCTCCCAGTCGCTCGCCGGCCTCGGCTATGTCGTCATGGACGAGGTGCACTACCTCTCCGACCGCTTCCGGGGGGCGGTCTGGGAGGAAGTGATCATTCACCTCCCGGAGTCGGTGACTCTGGTGTCGCTGTCGGCCACCGTGTCCAATGCCGAGGAGTTCGGCGACTGGCTGGACACCGTGCGCGGCGACACCGAGGTCATCGTCTCCGAGCACCGGCCGGTGCCGCTGTGGCAGCACGTGATGGCCGGACGCCGGATGTACGACCTCTTCGAGGAGGAGACCGACCACGGCGGCCGCGGCGCCGGACGCCGCGAGGTCAACCCCGACCTGGTCCGTCTCGCCCGCCAGGAGAACCAGCAGGGCTACAACCCCCGTGAGCGCCGCCGGGGCAAGATGGTCCGCGAGGCCGACCGCGAGCGCGAGCGGCGGCAGCGCAGCCGGATCTGGACGCCCGGCCGGCCCGAGGTCATCGACCGGCTGGACTCCGAGGGGCTGCTGCCCGCCATCACGTTCATCTTCAGCCGGGCGGGCTGTGAGGCCGCCGTCCAGCAGTGCCTGTACGCCGGACTCCGCCTCAACGACGAGGACAAGCGCCGACTGGTCCGGGAGATCGTCGAGGAGCGGACCGCCTCCATCCCCGGCGAGGACCTGAACGTCCTGGGCTACTACGAGTGGCTCGAAGGCCTGGAGCGGGGTATCGCCGCCCACCACGCGGGCATGCTGCCGACCTTCAAGGAGGTCGTCGAGGAGCTGTTCGTCCGGGGTCTGGTGAAGGCCGTCTTCGCCACCGAGACCCTGGCGCTCGGCATCAACATGCCCGCGCGCTCCGTGGTGCTGGAGAAGCTCGTCAAGTGGAACGGCGAGCAGCACGCCGACATCACCCCCGGTGAGTACACCCAGCTCACCGGTCGGGCCGGTCGCCGCGGTATCGACGTCGAGGGCCACGCGGTGGTCCTGTGGCAGCGCGGCATGGACCCCACGGCGCTGGCCGGCCTCGCGGGGACGCGTACGTATCCGCTGCGCTCCAGCTTCCGCCCCTCGTACAACATGGCGGTCAACCTCGTGCAGCAGTTCGGGCGGCACCGCTCGCGCGAGCTACTGGAGACCTCGTTCGCCCAGTTCCAGGCGGACAAGTCCGTCGTCGGGATCTCCCGGCAGGTCCAGCGCAACGAGGAGGGCCTGGAAGGCTACAAGGAGGGCATGACCTGCCACCTCGGGGACTTCGAGGAGTACGCGCGGCTGCGCCGCGACCTCAAGGACCGGGAGACGGAGCTGGCCAAGCAGGGTGCGGCGCAGCGGCGGGCGGCGGCGGCCTCGTCGCTGGAGAAGCTGAAGCCGGGGGACGTCATCCATGTGCCCACGGGGAAGTTCGCGGGTCTGGCGCTGGTGCTGGATCCCGGACTGCCCGCCGGGCGGGCCAACGGGCACCGCGGGTTCGACCACCACGACGGGCCGCGTCCGCTGGTGCTGACCGCCGAGCGACAGGTCAAGCGGCTGGCCTCGATGGACTTCCCGGTGCCGGTGGAGGCGCTGGACCGGATGCGCGTCCCGAAGTCGTTCAATCCGCGCTCGCCGCAGTCCCGGCGCGATCTGGCCTCCGCGCTGCGGACGAAGGCCGGGCACATCGCGCCCGAGCGGCACCGCAAGCAGCGGGCGGCCGCGGCCGACGACCGGGAGATCAGCCGGTTGCGGACCGAGTTGCGCGCCCACCCGTGCCACGGGTGCGACGAGCGTGAGGACCACGCGCGGTGGGCCGAGCGCTACCACCGGTTGCAGCGGGACACCCGGCAGCTGGAGAAGCGGATCGAGGGGCGGACGAACACGATCGCCCGCACCTTCGACCGGATCGTCGCGCTCCTCACCGAGCTGGACTACCTCCGGGGCAACGAGGTCACCGCGAACGGAAGGCGGCTGGCCCGGTTGTACGGGGAGCTGGATCTGCTCGCCAGCGAGTGCCTGCGGGAGGGTGTGTGGGAGGGGCTCAACCCCGCCGAACTCGCCGCGTGCGTCTCGGCGCTGGTGTACGAGGCGCGGCAGGCCGATGACGCGGTCGCGCCGAAGCTGCCGTCCGGGCCGGCCAAGGTCGCTATGGGCGAGATGGTGCGGATCTGGGGGCGGCTGGATGCCCTGGAGGAGGACTTCAAGATCAATCAGACGGAGGGGGTCGGGCAGCGCGAGCCCGATCTCGGCTTCGCCTGGGCGGTCTACATGTGGGCCTCCGGCCGCACGCTGGACGAGGTGCTGCGCGAGGCGGAGATGCCGGCGGGGGACTTCGTGCGGTGGTGCAAGCAGGTGATCGATGTGCTGGGGCAGGTCGCCGCGGCGGCTCCTCGGGAGGGGGCCGGGCCTGCGGGGGCGGCCGGTTCTGTGGCTCGGAATGCGAGGAAGGCGGTTGACGCGGTGCTGCGGGGGGTTGTGGCGTACAGCTCTGTGGGGTGA
- a CDS encoding diacylglycerol kinase: MTSEITLFVNPTAGSGRGAHAAQPAASALRDAGFSVRTVLGEDADDALRRAREAVAAGTGALIAVGGDGLMSLALQAVAGTGTPLGVVAVGTGNDFARALGLPIRDPAAAGALAARALKEGGHRDIDLGRVGERWFGTVLASGFDSRVNDRGNRMRLVGGRFKYDLAILAELAAFKPIPYRIRLDGGEAREIEATLIAVGNGTTYGGGMRICAEARMDDGLFDVTVVGECSRATLLKVFPRVYKGTHLSHPAVTAHRVSSIELAAAGVTAYADGEPMGALPLTATCVPGAVRVLAG; this comes from the coding sequence GTGACCAGCGAGATCACCCTCTTCGTCAATCCCACCGCAGGAAGCGGCCGGGGCGCGCACGCCGCGCAGCCGGCCGCTTCCGCGTTGCGGGACGCCGGATTCTCCGTCCGTACGGTGCTCGGCGAGGACGCCGACGACGCCCTGCGCCGGGCCCGTGAGGCCGTGGCGGCGGGTACCGGGGCGCTGATAGCCGTGGGCGGGGACGGGCTGATGTCCCTCGCCCTCCAGGCCGTCGCGGGGACGGGCACGCCGCTCGGCGTCGTGGCTGTCGGCACGGGCAACGACTTCGCCCGGGCGCTGGGCCTGCCGATCCGTGACCCGGCCGCCGCCGGTGCGCTGGCCGCGCGGGCGCTCAAGGAGGGCGGTCACCGTGACATCGACCTCGGGCGGGTCGGGGAGCGCTGGTTCGGGACGGTGCTCGCCTCCGGGTTCGACTCGCGGGTCAACGACCGGGGCAACCGGATGCGGCTGGTGGGCGGGCGGTTCAAGTACGACCTCGCGATCCTCGCCGAACTGGCCGCCTTCAAGCCGATCCCGTACCGCATCCGGCTGGACGGGGGAGAGGCCCGCGAGATCGAGGCGACGCTCATCGCGGTGGGCAACGGGACGACGTACGGCGGAGGCATGCGGATCTGCGCCGAGGCCCGGATGGACGACGGGCTCTTCGACGTGACCGTGGTGGGGGAGTGCTCCCGCGCCACCCTCCTCAAGGTCTTCCCCAGGGTCTACAAGGGCACGCATCTGAGCCACCCGGCCGTCACCGCGCACCGCGTCTCCTCGATCGAGCTGGCCGCGGCCGGTGTCACCGCGTACGCGGACGGTGAACCGATGGGCGCGCTGCCGCTCACCGCCACCTGTGTACCGGGGGCCGTGCGGGTGCTGGCCGGGTGA
- the tatC gene encoding twin-arginine translocase subunit TatC yields MLKSARKQEKDDEGRMPLLDHLRELRNRLLKSVLAVVIAVIGAAFFHKEIFEFLMKPILDSVGCKNGVETMVNGRPCAEMTTNGLLSPFTIALKVSLMAGVLLATPVWLYQLWAFVAPGLHQKEKRYSLAFVAAGVPLFVAGAYLAYAILPETAEIMLGFTPANVTNLLPLDDFLDLITRMVIVFGLAFELPLLLVALNMTGVLSGARMLRWWRGMIVGLTAFAAIATPGGEPISMLLLAGPLAVLYFIAVGFSLLNDKRRNRNNPDAELSDDEASQLDLTPEPVGGVEPETDPRRALPGQASGEADGPGPHRMNGYDDIT; encoded by the coding sequence TTGCTCAAGTCTGCCCGCAAGCAGGAGAAGGACGACGAGGGGCGGATGCCTCTCCTCGATCACCTGCGTGAGCTGCGTAACCGGCTACTGAAGTCCGTGCTGGCGGTCGTGATCGCCGTCATCGGGGCCGCCTTCTTCCACAAGGAGATCTTCGAGTTCCTGATGAAGCCGATCCTCGACTCGGTCGGCTGCAAGAACGGCGTCGAGACGATGGTCAACGGCCGCCCCTGCGCGGAGATGACCACCAACGGTCTGTTGTCGCCCTTCACCATCGCGCTGAAGGTCTCCCTCATGGCGGGCGTCCTGCTCGCCACGCCTGTCTGGCTCTACCAGCTCTGGGCCTTCGTCGCCCCCGGCCTGCACCAGAAGGAGAAGCGGTACTCCCTGGCCTTCGTGGCCGCGGGCGTCCCGCTGTTCGTCGCCGGCGCCTACCTGGCCTACGCGATCCTGCCGGAGACGGCCGAGATCATGCTGGGCTTCACGCCCGCCAACGTCACGAACCTGCTGCCGCTGGACGACTTCCTCGACCTCATCACCCGCATGGTGATCGTTTTCGGGCTCGCCTTCGAACTGCCTCTGCTGCTCGTCGCCCTCAACATGACGGGCGTCCTGTCCGGCGCCCGTATGCTGCGCTGGTGGCGCGGCATGATCGTCGGCCTCACCGCCTTCGCGGCCATCGCGACCCCCGGCGGCGAGCCCATCTCGATGCTGCTGCTGGCCGGTCCGCTCGCGGTGCTCTACTTCATCGCCGTCGGTTTCTCCCTGCTGAACGACAAGCGCCGCAACCGCAACAACCCCGACGCCGAGCTCAGCGACGACGAGGCCTCGCAGCTCGACCTGACTCCCGAGCCGGTCGGCGGCGTCGAGCCGGAGACCGACCCGCGCCGGGCGCTTCCGGGGCAGGCCTCCGGTGAGGCGGACGGGCCAGGACCGCACCGGATGAACGGTTACGACGACATCACCTGA
- the tatA gene encoding Sec-independent protein translocase subunit TatA → MIGNLKPLEIVLIIAVILLLFGAKKLPDMARSLGKSARILKSEAKAMKKDDAAATATTETVEDPAPPQSTTARTIQAAPGDVTSSRPVNEAKPTTQS, encoded by the coding sequence ATGATCGGCAATCTGAAGCCCCTAGAGATCGTTCTGATCATCGCTGTCATCCTGCTGCTCTTCGGTGCCAAGAAGCTTCCCGACATGGCGCGTTCGCTCGGCAAGTCGGCCCGCATCCTCAAGAGCGAGGCCAAGGCGATGAAGAAGGACGACGCGGCCGCGACGGCCACGACGGAGACCGTCGAGGACCCGGCCCCGCCGCAGTCCACCACCGCGCGCACCATTCAGGCCGCGCCCGGAGACGTCACGAGCTCCCGCCCGGTCAACGAGGCCAAGCCCACCACCCAGAGCTGA
- a CDS encoding CpXC domain-containing protein, with product MNGTPLFPAAPGVSPATPRATAGTGPVPVPVPAAVRFRAGCPDCRGRFELAAGELRLAIGATSRTTFYTFTCPECGASVRKPAGERIIELLTGGGVRTLRLHATP from the coding sequence ATGAACGGGACGCCCCTGTTTCCGGCCGCCCCCGGGGTCAGCCCGGCGACACCGCGGGCGACCGCCGGGACCGGGCCCGTACCGGTGCCGGTTCCCGCCGCCGTACGGTTCCGGGCCGGCTGCCCCGACTGCCGCGGGCGCTTCGAACTCGCCGCCGGGGAGCTGCGCCTGGCGATCGGCGCCACCAGCCGCACCACCTTCTACACCTTCACCTGCCCCGAGTGCGGCGCCTCGGTCCGCAAACCCGCCGGGGAGCGCATCATCGAACTGCTCACCGGCGGTGGTGTACGGACGCTGCGCCTGCACGCCACCCCGTAG
- a CDS encoding helix-turn-helix transcriptional regulator: protein MATNAIDQTRRMLSLVTYLRERPGAHVQDVARAFGITEDELISDLDVLPMCGTSFRGGDLLDIDTDGDRIWWHNPDDVAEPLRLAADEATALLVAARAVATLPGLRESDRQALVRATAKLETAAGESGAASSRLSVTFESEGGVFADVDRAISERRRLWLRYYSPARDELTEREVDPIRLFAVGHTYMEGWCRLSEARRTFRLDRVAEIRLLDAPAVPPELELRDLSAGLVQPAAEDPEVVIEVGTGGRWVAEYYPHDSAEELPDGGLRITLRTPDPASLRRLALRLGGEGRIVDPPALADSAREAAREALAAYEDTGREAEERRPR from the coding sequence ATGGCCACGAACGCGATCGACCAGACCCGCCGGATGCTGTCCCTGGTGACGTATCTGCGCGAGCGCCCCGGCGCCCACGTCCAGGACGTGGCCCGGGCCTTCGGGATCACCGAGGACGAGCTGATCTCCGACCTCGACGTGCTGCCCATGTGCGGCACCAGCTTCCGCGGCGGGGACCTCCTCGACATCGACACCGACGGCGACCGGATCTGGTGGCACAACCCGGACGACGTCGCCGAGCCGCTGCGGCTCGCCGCCGACGAGGCGACCGCCCTGCTCGTCGCCGCCCGTGCCGTCGCCACCCTGCCCGGCCTCCGCGAGAGCGACCGCCAGGCACTGGTCCGCGCCACCGCCAAGCTGGAGACGGCCGCAGGCGAGTCAGGGGCGGCCAGCTCCCGGCTCTCGGTGACCTTCGAGTCCGAGGGCGGCGTCTTCGCCGACGTCGACCGGGCCATCTCCGAGCGCCGCCGCCTCTGGCTGCGCTACTACTCGCCCGCCCGCGACGAACTCACCGAGCGCGAGGTCGACCCGATCCGGCTCTTCGCCGTCGGCCACACCTACATGGAGGGCTGGTGCCGGCTCTCCGAGGCCCGCCGGACCTTCCGCCTGGACCGGGTCGCCGAGATCCGCCTCCTCGACGCCCCCGCCGTCCCGCCCGAACTGGAGTTGCGGGACCTGTCCGCGGGGCTCGTCCAGCCCGCCGCCGAGGACCCCGAAGTGGTGATCGAGGTCGGCACCGGAGGCCGCTGGGTCGCCGAGTACTACCCGCACGACTCCGCCGAGGAACTGCCCGACGGCGGACTGCGGATCACCCTGCGCACCCCCGACCCGGCCTCGCTGCGCCGCCTCGCCCTGCGCCTCGGCGGAGAGGGCCGCATCGTCGACCCGCCGGCGCTCGCCGACAGCGCCCGTGAGGCGGCCCGCGAGGCGCTCGCCGCCTACGAGGACACGGGCCGGGAGGCCGAGGAGCGGAGACCACGATGA
- a CDS encoding helix-turn-helix transcriptional regulator translates to MAIAKAERLMNLALCLLGTRRPLSKRELRGSIEAYLEAGTDDSFNRMFERDKDDLRELGLVIETVENLDGDTGYLARRDSNRLPPITLDAEEAAALGLAAKVWQQARLAGAASGALQKLRAAGMPEAEDDYEVHSALEPRIPVHEAAFEPLMLACRDRRPVTFDYRKANSARPEQRQVEPWTLECWRGHWYLAGWDRERGAERVFRLSRITGKVRSRAGAFTAEVPDVVTVRETVESWAGETATRTARIRLRAGAGYPLRSRAISVTERGDGWDELEVPYGHGLDAWLVEFGPDVVVEEPADLRADVVDRLRAVAKD, encoded by the coding sequence ATGGCGATTGCCAAGGCCGAGCGGTTGATGAACCTCGCGCTGTGCCTGCTGGGGACCCGGCGCCCGCTCAGCAAGCGTGAGCTCCGCGGCTCCATCGAGGCCTACCTCGAAGCGGGCACCGACGACTCCTTCAACCGGATGTTCGAGCGTGACAAGGACGATCTGCGCGAGCTCGGCCTCGTCATCGAGACCGTCGAGAACCTCGACGGCGACACCGGCTATCTGGCCCGCCGCGACAGCAACCGGCTGCCCCCCATCACCCTGGACGCCGAGGAGGCCGCGGCCCTCGGGCTCGCCGCCAAGGTCTGGCAGCAGGCCCGCCTCGCCGGGGCCGCCAGCGGCGCCCTCCAGAAGCTGCGCGCCGCCGGGATGCCCGAGGCCGAGGACGACTACGAGGTGCACAGCGCCCTCGAACCCCGTATCCCCGTGCACGAGGCCGCGTTCGAGCCCCTGATGCTGGCCTGCCGTGACCGCCGCCCGGTCACCTTCGACTACCGCAAGGCCAACTCCGCCCGCCCCGAGCAGCGCCAGGTCGAACCCTGGACCCTCGAATGCTGGCGCGGCCACTGGTACCTCGCGGGCTGGGACCGCGAGCGGGGCGCCGAGCGCGTCTTCAGGCTCTCCCGCATCACCGGCAAGGTCCGCTCCCGCGCCGGGGCCTTCACCGCCGAGGTGCCCGACGTGGTCACCGTCCGCGAGACCGTCGAGAGCTGGGCCGGCGAGACCGCGACCCGTACCGCACGGATCAGGCTCCGCGCCGGAGCCGGCTACCCGCTGCGGTCCCGGGCGATATCCGTCACGGAGCGCGGCGACGGCTGGGACGAGCTGGAAGTCCCGTACGGACACGGCCTCGACGCCTGGCTCGTCGAGTTCGGGCCGGACGTCGTCGTGGAGGAGCCCGCCGACCTGCGGGCCGATGTGGTGGACCGGCTGCGCGCCGTGGCCAAGGACTAA
- a CDS encoding FKBP-type peptidyl-prolyl cis-trans isomerase translates to MSIDKPEIDFPGGEPPADLAIRDIWEGDGPVAQAGQTVSVHYVGVAFSTGEEFDASWNRGTPLRFQLGAGQVISGWDQGVQGMKVGGRRELIIPAHLAYGDRGAGGGRIAPGETLIFVCDLVSV, encoded by the coding sequence GTGAGCATCGACAAGCCCGAGATCGACTTCCCGGGTGGCGAGCCGCCGGCAGACCTGGCGATCAGGGACATCTGGGAGGGCGACGGCCCGGTGGCCCAGGCCGGCCAGACCGTCTCCGTGCACTACGTGGGCGTGGCCTTCTCCACCGGCGAGGAGTTCGACGCCTCCTGGAACCGCGGCACCCCGCTGCGGTTCCAGCTCGGTGCCGGCCAGGTCATCTCCGGCTGGGACCAGGGCGTGCAGGGCATGAAGGTCGGCGGCCGTCGCGAGCTGATCATCCCCGCGCACCTCGCCTACGGCGACCGCGGCGCCGGGGGCGGCCGTATCGCCCCGGGCGAGACGCTGATCTTCGTCTGCGACCTGGTCTCCGTCTGA